The window CACAGGGGGCGCTGGGCACTGGTGCGGGCCCACTACCCTTGAGGCGTGACTATTCGCCTGCACGACACCAACGCCCGGCAGATCCGTGACTTCACCCCGCTCACAGCGGGCTGTGTCTCGATCTACCTCTGTGGCGCGACTGTCCAGGCCGCCCCGCACATCGGTCACATCCGGTCGGGGCTGAACTTCGACATCATGCGCCGCTGGTTCGAGTACCGCGGCTACGACGTCACGTTCATCAGGAACGTCACCGACATCGACGACAAGATCATCAACAAGTCGGCCGAGCAGGGCCGCCCCTGGTGGGCCATCGGCTTCGAGAACGAGCGGGCGTTCAACGCGGGTTACGACACCCTGGGCTGCCTCCCGCCGACGTACGAGCCGCGTGCCACCGGCCACATCACCGAGATGGTCGAGATGATGCGCGGCCTCATCGAGCGCGGCCACGCCTACGAGGCCGACGGCAACGTCTACTTCGACGTGCGCTCGTTCGAGGGATATCTGGAGCTGTCCAACCAGGACCTCGACGACCTGCGCCAGCCCTCGGGGGACAACGAGACCGGCAAGCGCGATCTGCGGGACTTCGCCATGTGGAAGGCCGCCAAGCCCGGCGAGCCGTCCTGGGAGACCCCGTGGGGCCGCGGCCGGCCCGGCTGGCACCTGGAGTGCTCGGCGATGGCCCACAAGTACCTCGGCAGCGCCTTCGACATCCACGGCGGCGGCATCGACCTGATCTTCCCGCACCACGAGAACGAGATCGCCCAGGCCAAGGCGTTCGGCGACGAGTTCGCGAAGTACTGGGTGCACAACGGCTGGGTCACCATGTCCGGCGAGAAGATGTCGAAGTCGCTCGGCAACTCCGTCCTGGTCAGCGAGATGGTGAAGGCCTGGCGCCCCATCGTCCTGCGGTACTACCTCGGCACCCCGCACTACCGCTCCATGATCGAGTACAGCGAGGACTCCCTGCGCGAGGCCGAGTCGGCCTTCGCACGCATCGAGGGCTTCGTCCAGCGCGTGGTGGAGAAGGCCGGGGGGCCGGTCGAGGCCGCCGCCGAGGTGCCGCCCGCGTTCGCCGAGGCGATGGACGACGACCTGGGCGTCCCGCAGGCGCTCGCGATCGTCCACACCACCGTCCGGCAGGGCAACTCCGCCCTCGCGGCCGACGACAAGGAAGCCGCTGTCGCGCGCCTCGCCGAAGTGCGAGCGATGCTCGGCGTCCTCGGTCTGGACCCGCTCGACCCGCACTGGGCGGGCGAGAGCGACCGCGGTGAGGACCTGCACGGCGTGGTCGACACCCTCGTACGGCTCGTCCTCGACCAGCGGCAGTCGGCACGCGAGCGCAAGGACTGGCCCGCCGCCGATGCCATCCGCGACCAGCTCAACCAGTCCGGCCTCGTCATCGAGGACAGCCCCTCGGGGCCGCGGTGGACGCTCGGGCCGCGCTGAGCGGGTCCTCGCACCATGCGTGAGCAGCGCAAATGTGCCGCCCGGCCGTCCGGGCGGCACACTTTCACTTGACGACGTTTTTCTGAAGCAACGAAACAGGTAGGTCATGGCCGGGAACAGCCAGCGCAGGAACCGCCGCACGTCCAACAAGAAGGGCATGCAGGTCGGCAGCGGCGGTAACCGACGCCGTGCTCTCGAAGGCAAGGGACCGACGCCGCCCGCCTCCGCCCGCAAGGGACACAAGAAGAACAGGGTGGCGAACGCCCAGGCCAAGCAGGCCGCGGCCCGCCGCCCCGCCCCCCGCCGTGGCGGCGTCAAGGGCACGTCGGAGATGGTCGTGGGCCGCAACCCGGTCTTCGAGGCGCTGCGCGACGGCGTCCCCGCGGTCACGCTCTACGTCCAGCAGTACATCGACAACGACGAGCGGGTCCGCGAGGCGCTGCAGCTCGCCGGTGAGCGCGGCAACATCAACCTCATGGAGGCCCCGCGCCCCGAGCTCGACCGGATGACGAACGGCCTGAACCATCAGGGCCTCGTCCTCCAGGTCCCGCCGTACGAGTACGCGCACCCGGAGGACCTCACCGCGGCCGCGTACGACAACAACGAGGACCCGCTGATCGTCGCGCTCGACGGCGTCACCGACCCCCGTAACCTCGGCGCGATCGTGCGCTCCGTCTCCGCCTTCGGCGGCCACGGCGTGGTCGTCCCCGAGCGCCGGGCGGCCGGCATGACGGCCGGGGCCTGGAAGTCCTCGGCCGGCACCGCCGCACGCACCCCCGTCTCGCGGGTCACCAACCTGACCCGTGCCCTGGAGGGCTACCAGAAGGCGGGCCTCACCGTGGTCGGCCTCGCCGCCGACGGCGAGCACACCGTCGAGGACCTGGAGGAGCTGGCGGGCCCCGTCGTCATCGTCATCGGCAGCGAGGGCAAGGGCCTCGGCCGCCTCGTCGGCGAGACGTGCGACTACCGGGTCCGGATCTCCATGCCGGGCGGTGCCGAATCGCTGAACGCCGGTGTCGCCGCGGGCATCGTGCTCTACGAGGTGGCCCGCCGCCGGGCATGAGGTGCGGTGGGCGGGGCGGGCCGACGGCTTTCAGCCGGTCAGGCCCGCCAGCCGCGCCCTCATCAGGACCGCGATCGTGAAGGCGTCGGTGATCCGGCCGTCGCCGACCATCGCCTCCGCCTCGGCGAACGGCACGGTGAGGTGGGTGCGGATCGCTTCGGCCTTCTGCAGGGTGCCGATGCGGTCGATCCGCGCCGCGAACAGGGCCACCCGGTCGGCCGTCGTGCCCGAGTCGGGATGCACATCGCCGAGCGGGATCACCTCGCGCGCCTCCGCTCCGATCTCCTCCCGCAGCTCCTTCGCGGCGTTCTCCGGAGCGGGCAGTCCCGGGGTGCCGAAACCGCGCGGTACCTCCCAGTGCCACGAGCGCGTCGCGTGCCTGAAGTGCTCGATCAGCACCACCCCGCCGTCGAGCAGCGGGAGCACCACACAGCCCGGCTCCGGCGTGGCGCCGATCGAGCGTATGTACGTCCCGGTGGAACCGTCCGGGAAGCGCACGGGGTCCCGGAGCAGCGTGACGTAAGGGTCGCTGTACATCACCCCGCCGGCCTCGGCGACGGCCTCCGGGTCGCAGAGGATCTCGATGCCGCCCGGTTCGTTGCCGAAGAGTTCAGGGCGCTCCGCCCGCAGCCGCTCGTAGTGCTCGGTGTCCATCTGGAGTGTGTTCCCGTACCCGGCCGTGATCAGACATGGGGTGACTGCTGATCGGCCTGGGACCGCCGCGGGTCCGCGCCGGTCTCCACGACCCGGCCGCCGTAGGACTTGAGGATCTCCTCCCAGTCCTTCCTGACGTTGCGCAGCTGGAGAGAGGGCAACGTGAGCGAGTGTCCGAGCCCGCTGCGCGCACCTCGTCCCTCACGGTCGAAGAACTCCAGCCGCACACTGAGTGCCCCGGCGAGTGCCGTGGCCATCTGGAGCGAACCGGCCAGCAGCGACACCTCCTCCCCGGCCGTCACCTGGAGGGCGATGCCGGCGGATTCCAGGACCAGTGCCACCTTCATCTCGCGCTGGAAACCCTGCCGCGTCCGGCTCGACCGGCGGGCGGCCCCCAGCATGCCGCGGTGCAGCCTGGCCACGTCGCCCGTGCCGGCACGGAACTCCTCCGGCGTGGGCACCCGGCCGTCCTTGAAGCTGCCCCGGACGAACGTGTCCAGGGCGTTCACGTAGCCGTACCATTCCTCGGTCGTCCGCAGGCGCGTGATGTCGGACAGCGACAGCGAACCGTACGAACGGGGTCCGTCCACCGCCCGGTGGAGGGCGTCGGCGAACACGTCACGCAGCAGCAGGCCGATCTGCTCCGGGTCGTCGGGACGGCTGCGGACGTCGTCGCGCAGTTCCTGGAGCGCGGACCTCGGGGGTGAGCCGGGAGGAGTCAGCGCGGTCACCCCGCTCGCCTTGGGTACACCCAGGTTGTACAGAAGGTCGATCAGCTGCTTCGCGGCGACGACGTGCTCGCCCTCCCTCAGCAGCCCCTCGTGCACCTCGGTGCCCGGCCGGGTCAGGAACTCCTTGTAGACGGCCTCGCGCGTGATCGTCGCGTACAGATCCTGTCGGGTGGCCCAGACGGCGAGGTCGGTGAGGATGCCCTCCTTCATGGCACGGGCCTGGTCGAGCGAGATGCCCAGGTGCTTCTTCAGCGGCGCCTCACGGAGTCGCATGAGGGTGGTCAACCGGCTGGAGAAGAAGTGGTTGATGTCGTCCGTGGCCTCGCGGTTGGCGTCGTCGTCCCAGTCGAAGCGGACGAGTGCGGGTTCGGCGTCGTCGCTGAGCAGCCGCTGCCAGGCGCGGTGCACCTGCGGGTCACTGGTCCAGCCGTACTCCGCCGCGGGATCCCGCTCGGAGTACAGGAAGGGGACGAGCGCGCGTCCGTTGAGGAGGTCGATGAATGCCTGGCGTTCCGACGGCTCCGCAGTGGGCAGATAGTTGGCCGAAACCGCCTGGTTGTTGATGAAGTACGCCCGGTTGACCACCAGAGTGCCGCTGTTGACCAGCGCACGGCGCAACTCCGCGGAGGATGCCGCCACGTGGTCGGGCAGACGTCCGGACGGTGCGTTCGCGTGCTGCCTCGCCGCAGCGAGATCGCTCGGGAGCCACTGGTTGTCCAGCGCCTGGGCGATGACCGGATAGCGGGCGAGATCCCTGAAGATGAGTTGCTGACCGGCCACCGTGTCCCATTCCCCCTGCGCTCAATGTCCCCGAAAGCTGTGCTGGTTGACGTTCGGCAGGCGCACGAAAGTTCCCGGGGGAAGCAGGGTGGCCGGATTTTGACGGGTCTCGGACACTTCCGATGCGTCAAGGCAGTGTCCTAATCACACATCACTCGGTTAGATGAGTGTGGACACCAGAACGCCTCGGTTCGACGACCAACCCGCCCTGAGCATGACGAAGGTGGACAGTGACCCCGCGCAGGTCATCGTCAGCCACGCCAGCTTCCGGGTGCAGCTCGCCCCGGGCCAGCGCACACGTCTGCGCCCCCTGGGCTCGGCCGGGCCGGCGAGGATCCCCGCCATGAGCGGCGCGGGGGCCCGCAGGCGCGCTCCCGTCGTCTGGAGCGGCAGGTCGGAGCCGGGCGACCCCGGTGCGACCGGACTCCTGCAGGCCGTACGGAACTCCACCGCCGGCCACCTCGGCACCCGCCCCGGCGGCGACTTCGGCGCGGGCCACGACGACGCGGGCGGCGGCACCCAGGTCATCCCGCGCCTCGACGAGACCCAGCCCAACCCCGTGGTCCCCGCACCCCACCAGTACGGCGGGGGCCGCAGCGGCCCCCTGCTGCCCCCCATGCGGCAGGCCGTCGGCGCGTACGACTCCGCGGGCACACCGCCGCACGACGGATACGACACCGGATACGGAGACGATCCCCGCGACGGCGAGGACCGTGACGGCGCCACCACCGGGGAGCGCCGCCAGGCCGGTGACAACGTCCGGCACGCCTACTACCCCGACCGCCGGATGAACCTCGGGGTCGTGCTCCTCCCGTTGCGCGTCCTGCTCGGCTTCATCTCGATCTACGCGGGCATGGGCAAGCTCTGCGACCCCGCCTACTTCGAGGGCGGCGACCGGGGCTCCATGGTCAAGTACCTGTCCTCGCTGCACCCGTGGTCCGCCGCGGAGCCGCTGCGCGACTTCGCCCTGTCCCACCCCGTCGGCGCCGGACTCCTGGTCGCCTTCCTCCAGGTCGTCGTGGGTGTCCTCACGGTCCTCGGCCTGTGGCAGCGTGTCGCCGCCGCCTTCGGCGTCCTGCTCTCCGCCGCGCTCCTGGTGACGGTCAGCTGGCGGAGCGTCGGCACCTACGGCGTCTCGGACATCATCCTGCTGGCCGCCTGGAGCCCGCTCGTCATCGCGGGTGCCCCCGTCTACTCCCTGGACGGGCGCCTCGCGGGCGAGGCGTGGCGCACGCTGGGCCCGCGCTCGGAGGTCCGGGACCTCCGCCGCCGGGTGCTGCGCCGGGGCAGCGCGGTGGCCACGGTGGTCGTCGGTCTGACCCTGCTCGTCGGTTCCATGCTCGGCGGAGCGGTCCGCTCCAGCGAGGTCGTGACCGTGCCGGGTCCCGACAGCTACCCGACCAACCAGCTGCCCGGCTCCCCGCTCCCCGGCGAGTCCAAGGCCAAGAAGCGCAAGCCGTCCAGCAGCCCCGAGCAGCGCCGGCCGGAGGCGTCGCCCTCCAGCGCCCCCGGTACCCCGTCGGCCGAGGAGTCCACCCCGGGTTCCGACTCCTCGCGTGACTCGGGTCCGACCGCGGGAGCCAGCACGGGACAGCCCAGCCAGACCCAGGGCACCGGCCAGGCTCCGCCGCAGGAGCCGGAGCCGCAGGAGCCGCCCGCCGGGGACCCGGGCCCCAGCTCCTCCGGTTCCGGCAACTCCGGCGGTGCCACCGGTGGTTCGGACGGCGGCGGTTCGGACGGAGGCTCCGGTGGCGGTTCGTCCGGCGGCGCCGGCCAGAACCCGATCGGCGGCCTGCTCGGCTGACCGCCGCACCCCACGCCGTGAGGGCGGCCACCGGATGTCCGGTGGCCGCCCTCACGCATGGACCGGGGTGCTGGGCGCGCCAATCAGGTATGGACCAGGGTTGCGGGGAGCCTCGGCCGTCCGCGCACGGACCGGGGCTGTGGAGCCTCAGCCGCCCGCGTGGGCGCCCAGTTCCTTCGCGGCCTCGGTGAGGTCCTTCGCGGTGTCGATGGCCCGCCAGTAGGCGCCCTGCGGCAGCGGGTAGCCGGCCAGCCGGCGTTCGCGGGCGAGCCTGGGAAACGTCGTGCGCTCGTGGTCGCCCCGGTCCGGCAGCATCGCCGTGAAGGAGGGCGCGAAGACGTACACGCCGGCGTTGATCAGATACGGCGACGGCGGGGACTCGATGAAGTCGGTGATGTGTCCGAAGGCGTCCGTCTCCACGGCGCCCCACGGGATCCGAGGGCGGGCCAGCGCGAGTGTCGCGGTGGCGTCCCGCTCCGAGTGGAAGGCGGCCATCTCCCGCAGGGAGAAGCGGGTCCAGATGTCGCCGTTCGTGGCGTACCAGGGCTCCGACGGGTCGGGGAGCCGCGTGGCGGCGTGCTTGAGACCGCCGCCACGGCCCAGGGGCTCGGTCTCGACGACGGTCGTGACACGCAGGGGGAGTACGGCGGAGTCCAGCCATTCCTGCAGGACTCCGGCGAGATGGCCGCACGAGATCACGGCATCGGTGACGCCCTCGGCGGCCAGCCAGGACAGCTGATGGCCGATGATCGGAGTCCCGGTTCCGGGGATCTCGACCATCGGCTTGGGGCGGTCATCGGTGTACGGGCGCAGCCGTGACCCCTGGCCACCCGCCAGGATCACGGCCTGCGTCGGATACGTATGCATGCCAGGCACGATATGCCGTGCCGGGACATGCCCGGCTCAGCTGAACTGTGCGACCCCCGAGGCGAAGGAGGTGTCGCAGACCGGACGGGAGAAGCGGTGGGCGCGGGTCGGGCCGTACTGGTCGACGGCCGCCTTGCCCAGGGCCTTGGCGATCGACATGCAGTGCCTGGCGAGCGACGGGCGTCCCTCGACGGAGCGCTGGAGGCTCGTGAGGGCGACGCCCGGGTCCTTCTCGCGGAGTTCCAGCAGGAGCTTGTCCCGCAGGATGTCCTGCGGTGCCCGTGCCTTGGCCTGCTTCGACACGGTCTCCGAGGCGGCGGTCAGCAACTGGGTCTCGGTGTCCTGCCCCGACCACTGCACACGGGTGACCGCGAGGGTCCCGGACAGGACCATGACGACGGGCAGTACGAAAGCTAGGGTTCGGCCGATTCGGCGCGCGGTGTGGGTCACGCAGGCGAGCGTAGCGGGCAGTGATGACTCGGCGACATTTCGTCACCCTTGCGAGGGATGGTTCGACGAGGCTTTTCGAATCACACGTTGACGTTCTGGGGTGAAATACCCTTTCTGCCGGGGTATTTGGCACCCCGTTGATGCGAAACCCCGGGACGCGACACGACACGCGAACGGCCCCGGTTCCTCGGAGGGAACGCGGGGCCGCGGCGGGATGATCAGGTGATCAGTCGGTCAGGCGCTCACCGGTCGAGGTGGCGAAGACGTGCAGCTCGTCCGGGCGCGGCACGACGTGCAGCTCGGTGCCCTTCTCCGGGACGGCGCGGCCGCCGACACGGACGACCAGGTCCTTGTGCTCGCCACCGACCTGCGCGGCACCGTAGACGAAGCCGTCGGCGCCGAGCTCCTCGACGACGTTGACCGAGACGGCCAGACCGGCCGGGGCGTCGGACGAGGCCTTGGAGAGGCCGGTCGCGGCGGCGCCACCGTGCTCGACGATGTCGAAGTGCTCCGGGCGGATGCCGACCGTGACGGTGGTGTCACCACGGTTCGCGGCGGCGGTGAGCGCCTCGCGGGAGACCGGGACGACGCTGTTGCCGAACTTCACGCCGCCGTCGGTGATCGGGACCTCGACGAGGTTCATCGCGGGGGAACCGATGAAGCCGGCCACGAAGAGGTTCGCGGGGCGGTCGTACATGTTGCGCGGCGAGTCGACCTGCTGGAGCAGACCGTCCTTGAGGACCGCGACGCGGTCGCCCATGGTGAGGGCCTCGACCTGGTCGTGGGTGACGTACACCGTGGTGATACCGAGGCGGCGCTGCAGCGAGGCGATCTGCGTACGCGTCGACACGCGGAGCTTGGCGTCGAGGTTCGACAGCGGCTCGTCCATGAGGAAGACCTGGGGCTCACGCACGATGGCGCGGCCCATGGCCACACGCTGGCGCTGGCCACCGGAGAGCGCCTTCGGCTTGCGGTCCAGGTAGTCGGTGAGGTCCAGCATCTTGGCGGCCTCTTCGACCTTCGCCCGGATCTCGGTCTTGTTCACACCGGCGATCTTGAGGGCGAAGCCCATGTTGTCCGCGACGGACATGTGCGGGTAGAGCGCGTAGTTCTGGAACACCATGGCGATGTCCCGGTCCTTCGGGGGCAGGTGCGTGACGTCGCGGTCACCGATGCGGATCGCGCCGCCGTTGACGTCCTCGAGACCCGCGAGCATGCGCAGGGAGGTCGACTTGCCACAACCGGAGGGACCGACGAGGACGAGGAACTCGCCGTCCTCGATGTCGATCTCGAGCTGGTCCACAGCCGGCTTCGTGGAGCCGGGGTAGACGCGGGACGCCTTGTCGAACGTGACACTGGCCATGGCAGTACTTCTCCTCACCGGCAGGAACGTGCCGGACGATCCGAGTAATGGAGTGGTGTGGTCCACCGGAGTGAACCTGAGGTGACGCTACCTGGGGATTCCGGATCTGTCAGTAGTCCAAGGTCCCGAATATTGGGCGTGACCAGGCCGTGAGGTTGGTTAGACTGCTCCGGCACGCCTCCTTAGCTCAGCTGGCCAGAGCAACGCACTTGTAATGCGTAGGTCATCGGTTCGAATCCGATAGGGGGCTCAGCGGAAAGCCCAGCTCAGATGCGCTCTGAGCTGGGCTTTCGTCGTTCGCCGGTACGCCGGTTCTGCGGCCGGGGTCCGAGGGCGTCCGTATGCCGGCCGTCTTATCGCCGGTGGCGTCGCACCAGGACGGCACCGCTGATCACGAGGACCGCGACGACGAACGCGGCGACGCCGCCCAGTGCCGCCACGGGAATGCGTTGCTCGGTGATGGCCATGACGAGGGGGTGTGTCTGCACGGTTGTCCTCTTCGTATAGGTGCCCGCCACCGCTCGGAAGTCCTGGTCCGCGGGCGGCGCTCGGTGTGGTGGTCTTCGTAGTGACCTGTTCGCGACGGAGGAGGAGTTCCCGTGACGCCGGTCACATCGCTCACGTGGTGGTGCGAGAGGCGTTGTGGATCGTCTGGGTCAGGGTGTTGCCGCAGCGGTGGCCACCGCTGTCCGGCGCCACCGTTTTCCGACCCGCATGCGAAGTCCTTCCGAGAACGGGCCGCCCGGACGCGGCCACACCTCTACCTGGCCGCAGCCGCGTCCGAGTTCCCCGTCATCCGGGAGGCTTCGGGAAGAACCGGCGTTACTCCGGTCGCACGGGAACGCGTCCGAGCGGCGGGAACACGAGGGTCACGCCTTGCGGCCGGAAGGTACCTGGCCGGTCTTGTCGGCCACCCCCCGGTCGAGCACGGCGGTGATGCCCGTCAGCTGGCCCGCCTTGCCGGCATCGCCGGCCTTGACCAGGTAGCTGCGTTCGCCGAGGTAGGTGTGCGTGGCCCTGTCGAAGATGTACTCGGAGCGTTCGCCGAGGGACTCGAAAGCCAGAGCCTCGCCGTGCCTGCCCGCGGCGTCGACGGCGTCGTGCACGACCTGTACGCCGGGGATCTTCCCGGCGGCCAGCCAGATGGCCGCTTCCACTTCCGGCGGGACGATGGCCTCGCCGATCGTCTCGCCGACCCAGTCGAAGGCCGCGGCGTCACGGCCGGGTGCGCTGCCCTCGGTGACGGCGTAGATCTTCTTCAGCAGGACCTCGGGGTCGG is drawn from Streptomyces sp. NBC_00178 and contains these coding sequences:
- the cysS gene encoding cysteine--tRNA ligase gives rise to the protein MTIRLHDTNARQIRDFTPLTAGCVSIYLCGATVQAAPHIGHIRSGLNFDIMRRWFEYRGYDVTFIRNVTDIDDKIINKSAEQGRPWWAIGFENERAFNAGYDTLGCLPPTYEPRATGHITEMVEMMRGLIERGHAYEADGNVYFDVRSFEGYLELSNQDLDDLRQPSGDNETGKRDLRDFAMWKAAKPGEPSWETPWGRGRPGWHLECSAMAHKYLGSAFDIHGGGIDLIFPHHENEIAQAKAFGDEFAKYWVHNGWVTMSGEKMSKSLGNSVLVSEMVKAWRPIVLRYYLGTPHYRSMIEYSEDSLREAESAFARIEGFVQRVVEKAGGPVEAAAEVPPAFAEAMDDDLGVPQALAIVHTTVRQGNSALAADDKEAAVARLAEVRAMLGVLGLDPLDPHWAGESDRGEDLHGVVDTLVRLVLDQRQSARERKDWPAADAIRDQLNQSGLVIEDSPSGPRWTLGPR
- the rlmB gene encoding 23S rRNA (guanosine(2251)-2'-O)-methyltransferase RlmB, whose product is MAGNSQRRNRRTSNKKGMQVGSGGNRRRALEGKGPTPPASARKGHKKNRVANAQAKQAAARRPAPRRGGVKGTSEMVVGRNPVFEALRDGVPAVTLYVQQYIDNDERVREALQLAGERGNINLMEAPRPELDRMTNGLNHQGLVLQVPPYEYAHPEDLTAAAYDNNEDPLIVALDGVTDPRNLGAIVRSVSAFGGHGVVVPERRAAGMTAGAWKSSAGTAARTPVSRVTNLTRALEGYQKAGLTVVGLAADGEHTVEDLEELAGPVVIVIGSEGKGLGRLVGETCDYRVRISMPGGAESLNAGVAAGIVLYEVARRRA
- a CDS encoding NUDIX hydrolase, coding for MDTEHYERLRAERPELFGNEPGGIEILCDPEAVAEAGGVMYSDPYVTLLRDPVRFPDGSTGTYIRSIGATPEPGCVVLPLLDGGVVLIEHFRHATRSWHWEVPRGFGTPGLPAPENAAKELREEIGAEAREVIPLGDVHPDSGTTADRVALFAARIDRIGTLQKAEAIRTHLTVPFAEAEAMVGDGRITDAFTIAVLMRARLAGLTG
- a CDS encoding DoxX family membrane protein, which codes for MSVDTRTPRFDDQPALSMTKVDSDPAQVIVSHASFRVQLAPGQRTRLRPLGSAGPARIPAMSGAGARRRAPVVWSGRSEPGDPGATGLLQAVRNSTAGHLGTRPGGDFGAGHDDAGGGTQVIPRLDETQPNPVVPAPHQYGGGRSGPLLPPMRQAVGAYDSAGTPPHDGYDTGYGDDPRDGEDRDGATTGERRQAGDNVRHAYYPDRRMNLGVVLLPLRVLLGFISIYAGMGKLCDPAYFEGGDRGSMVKYLSSLHPWSAAEPLRDFALSHPVGAGLLVAFLQVVVGVLTVLGLWQRVAAAFGVLLSAALLVTVSWRSVGTYGVSDIILLAAWSPLVIAGAPVYSLDGRLAGEAWRTLGPRSEVRDLRRRVLRRGSAVATVVVGLTLLVGSMLGGAVRSSEVVTVPGPDSYPTNQLPGSPLPGESKAKKRKPSSSPEQRRPEASPSSAPGTPSAEESTPGSDSSRDSGPTAGASTGQPSQTQGTGQAPPQEPEPQEPPAGDPGPSSSGSGNSGGATGGSDGGGSDGGSGGGSSGGAGQNPIGGLLG
- a CDS encoding nucleotidyltransferase family protein; translated protein: MHTYPTQAVILAGGQGSRLRPYTDDRPKPMVEIPGTGTPIIGHQLSWLAAEGVTDAVISCGHLAGVLQEWLDSAVLPLRVTTVVETEPLGRGGGLKHAATRLPDPSEPWYATNGDIWTRFSLREMAAFHSERDATATLALARPRIPWGAVETDAFGHITDFIESPPSPYLINAGVYVFAPSFTAMLPDRGDHERTTFPRLARERRLAGYPLPQGAYWRAIDTAKDLTEAAKELGAHAGG
- a CDS encoding ABC transporter ATP-binding protein yields the protein MASVTFDKASRVYPGSTKPAVDQLEIDIEDGEFLVLVGPSGCGKSTSLRMLAGLEDVNGGAIRIGDRDVTHLPPKDRDIAMVFQNYALYPHMSVADNMGFALKIAGVNKTEIRAKVEEAAKMLDLTDYLDRKPKALSGGQRQRVAMGRAIVREPQVFLMDEPLSNLDAKLRVSTRTQIASLQRRLGITTVYVTHDQVEALTMGDRVAVLKDGLLQQVDSPRNMYDRPANLFVAGFIGSPAMNLVEVPITDGGVKFGNSVVPVSREALTAAANRGDTTVTVGIRPEHFDIVEHGGAAATGLSKASSDAPAGLAVSVNVVEELGADGFVYGAAQVGGEHKDLVVRVGGRAVPEKGTELHVVPRPDELHVFATSTGERLTD